The genomic region CATGCGGTCGAGATCGAAGAACAGCTCGACCACATGCCCGTCGGGATTGCGGTGGTAGATCGCGGTGTTGTGCCCGGGGCCATGACGCACCGGCCCCCAGAGAACCGGCAGCTTGTGCCGCGCGAGATGATCGCAGGCCTCGTGCATGTGGGCGGCACCACGCAGCTCGAACGCGACATGATGCAGGCCACGGACGGGCGCGCGGGCGAAGTTCAGCGTGTGATGTTCGAAGCCGCTGCGCATGAACACGAAGCGATCCTCGATCCAGTCGGAGACGCGCAGGCCCATCATGTTCGCGTAGAACTCCGAGGCCGCGCGCGGATCGGGCGTAGCAAGCGCGACATGGCCGATCTTGCTGACGGCAAGCGCTCCGATCCGCTCCTGCGCGGGCGTCGGCGTCCAGCCCTGGATCAACTCGAAGCGCGTTCCTTCGGGATCGCTGAACGACAGCAGCCTGGAAACGCCAGGCAGGGGATCGCTCTGAAGTTCGGGCCGCAGATCGGCCTGCTTCAGCGCCGCGCCGAGCGTCTCGATCTGGACATCGGGAGCTATCTCGAAGGCGATGCTCGTCAGCGCCGCGTGGCCGGGTTCGATCACCAGCGAAAGCTGCTCGGCATCGTTGGCGAGGAAGATGCGGTTGCCGTCGCGGCCGACGAGGCCAAGACCGATCACGGCGCGGTAATAGTCGAGCAACCGCTCGGGATCTGGCGAGGCAAAGCTCGCGTGCCGGAGCCGGGTGAAGCGTGCAATGGGTGCTTGTGTCGTCATCGTGCGATCCACCCCCTCATGGCGTCATGATGATCTTGCCGAGCGCGGAGCCCTGCTCGAGCAGCGTGTGGGCCTGCCTGACCTCGTCGAGCTTCAGGACCGCCGAGATCGCCGGCTTGATCGCATTGCGGCTCAGCGCGTCAATCACATTGCGCATGAGCGCGCGACGCCCGTCGCGATCGTGGTCGTAGATATGAAAGGAGAAGCAGCGTATCGCCGGGCAGATGTCGAGATGGTCGCGCATCGCCGCCATCAGGTTTTCTTCCGGCAACCCGGCGAAGGCGTTGTACGACAGCAGCGTCCCCCATTTGCCGAGCGCGCCGAGATAGCCGGTGAACTCAGGCCCACAGACGTGATCGAGCACGAGGCCGACGCCCTCGCCCTTCGTCAGCTCGCGGGTCCGCGCC from Bradyrhizobium lupini harbors:
- a CDS encoding VOC family protein; this translates as MTTQAPIARFTRLRHASFASPDPERLLDYYRAVIGLGLVGRDGNRIFLANDAEQLSLVIEPGHAALTSIAFEIAPDVQIETLGAALKQADLRPELQSDPLPGVSRLLSFSDPEGTRFELIQGWTPTPAQERIGALAVSKIGHVALATPDPRAASEFYANMMGLRVSDWIEDRFVFMRSGFEHHTLNFARAPVRGLHHVAFELRGAAHMHEACDHLARHKLPVLWGPVRHGPGHNTAIYHRNPDGHVVELFFDLDRMTDEALGYFEPRPWHRDRPQRPKVWVGLPRDVWGMPPSPECTEFAR